The following are encoded together in the Salvia hispanica cultivar TCC Black 2014 chromosome 6, UniMelb_Shisp_WGS_1.0, whole genome shotgun sequence genome:
- the LOC125193861 gene encoding EIN3-binding F-box protein 1-like, with protein MSEVFDFSDVGAFRSGSFLPNPKDSSLFLSPANLVDLYLLPRKRSRVCAPFVVSEEAKQQPSIEVLPDECLFEVFRRLPGGKERSACACVSKHWLMLLSSITRDEVSVPQVNQSKSQEVDEIKADEEESNGYLSRCLEGKKATDVRLAAIAVGTASRGGLGKLSIRGNASTRGLTNLGLKAISRGSPSLRALTLWNLSSISDEGLSDIANGCRSLEKIDLCNCPSLTDKGLIAIAMNCPNLMSVAVESCSNIGNETLQALGRFCPNLKCVSIKNCPLVGDQGIASLFTSAGHNLTKTKLESLNITDVSLAVIGHYGREMTDLSLVDLQNVNERGFWVMGKGQGLQKLRSLSVTACQGASDLGLGAVGEGCPNLKLFAVRKCLRISDNGVVSFAKAAGSLESLQIEECHMITQRGFFGILANCGEKLKALALANCLGIRDMNFGFPFASHCDSLRSLTIRNCPGFGDSGLCLLAKICPKLTHLDLSGLVSVTDAGIVPLVQSSKAGLVKVNLSKCINLSDNAVSAISKLHGETIELLNLDGCRRVTDTSLIEIARNCLSLSELDVSQSGITDYGVAALAAAKQMNLQILSVAGCSLISDKSVPYLMALGKTLVGMNIQRCPGISFGATSNLLDQLWRCDILY; from the exons ATGTCAGAAGTCTTCGATTTCAGTG ATGTTGGTGCTTTTCGCTCTGGGAGCTTTCTCCCAAACCCGAAGGACTCAAGTCTATTCTTGTCTCCTGCTAACCTTGTGGATCTTTATCTTTTGCCTCGCAAAAGATCTAGAGTCTGTGCTCCGTTTGTCGTCTCTGAGGAGGCAAAACAGCAGCCATCGATTGAAGTTCTTCCTGATGAGTGTCTCTTCGAGGTTTTCAGACGTCTTCCTGGAGGCAAAGAGAGGAGTGCTTGTGCCTGTGTGTCGAAGCACTGGCTCATGCTTTTAAGTAGCATTACAAGGGACGAAGTATCTGTTCCACAAgtcaatcaatcaaaatctCAGGAGGTTGATGAGATTAAGGCTGATGAAGAAGAATCTAACGGGTATCTCTCTAGATGCTTGGAGGGGAAAAAGGCAACAGATGTGAGACTTGCTGCAATAGCTGTTGGAACTGCAAGCCGTGGAGGTCTGGGTAAGCTTTCCATCCGGGGAAATGCATCTACTCGGGGGCTGACAAATCTTGGCCTCAAGGCCATATCCCGTGGTTCTCCCTCTCTACGAGCCCTTACTCTTTGGAACCTATCTTCAATTTCTGATGAAGGATTAAGTGACATAGCAAATGGGTGCCGATCTCTTGAGAAAATTGACCTCTGCAATTGCCCTTCACTTACCGACAAAGGTCTAATTGCGATTGCAATGAACTGCCCCAATCTGATGTCAGTTGCAGTGGAATCATGCTCTAACATTGGTAACGAAACTCTTCAAGCTTTGGGCCGCTTCTGCCCCAATCTCAAGTGCGTGAGTATTAAAAACTGCCCACTTGTTGGTGACCAGGGAATTGCCAGTCTATTTACATCAGCTGGTCACAACCTGACAAAGACAAAACTTGAGTCACTCAACATTACAGATGTATCCCTTGCTGTCATTGGACACTATGGGAGAGAAATGACTGATCTTTCACTCGTTGACCTACAAAATGTGAATGAGAGGGGTTTCTGGGTGATGGGTAAAGGTCAAGGTCTACAAAAGTTGAGATCTTTATCTGTAACTGCTTGCCAGGGAGCTTCTGATTTAGGGCTTGGAGCTGTGGGTGAAGGGTGCCCCAATCTTAAGCTGTTTGCTGTCAGAAAATGTCTGCGGATTTCTGACAATGGGGTCGTATCATTTGCCAAAGCTGCTGGTTCACTTGAAAGTCTTCAAATTGAGGAGTGCCACATGATCACCCAACGTGGCTTTTTTGGCATCCTTGCAAACTGCGGTGAGAAGTTGAAGGCTCTTGCACTGGCAAACTGCTTGGGGATTCGTGACATGAACTTTGGATTTCCATTCGCATCTCACTGTGACTCCCTCAGATCATTGACCATCCGCAACTGTCCCGGCTTTGGTGACTCTGGCTTGTGCTTGTTGGCTAAAATCTGCCCCAAATTGACTCACCTTGATCTTAGTGGCCTTGTGAGTGTAACGGATGCTGGCATTGTACCACTTGTTCAGAGCTCAAAGGCTGGTCTAGTGAAGGTCAATCTGAGTAAATGCATCAACCTGTCTGACAATGCTGTCTCGGCCATCTCAAAGCTTCATGGAGAAACTATCGAACTACTAAACCTCGACGGCTGCAGACGTGTCACTGACACAAGCTTGATCGAAATCGCTAGGAATTGCCTGTCGCTCAGCGAATTGGATGTTTCCCAGTCAGGGATAACAGATTACGGAGTTGCAGCCTTGGCAGCAGCCAAGCAGATGAATTTGCAGATACTATCTGTTGCAGGTTGCTCTTTGATATCCGACAAAAGTGTGCCTTATCTGATGGCTTTGGGCAAGACTCTGGTGGGGATGAACATCCAGCGTTGCCCTGGAATCAGCTTTGGCGCCACCAGCAATCTCCTCGATCAACTGTGGAGGTGCGACATACTTTATTGA